The Dehalococcoidia bacterium genome has a segment encoding these proteins:
- the meaB gene encoding methylmalonyl Co-A mutase-associated GTPase MeaB, whose translation MTAASNDFHDYIEGYLERVLRGERRPLSRVITWVQENLPEGRAAVRDLFRHTGHAHTVGVTGSAGSGKSTLTGALAREERKRGRSVGIIAVDPSSPFTGGAILGDRIRMQDLTNDEGIFVRSMATRQSLGGLTAMAADVISVMDASGKDVVLVETVGAGQDEVDIARTAQTTCLVLTPGAGDDIQTMKAGIMEIADILVVNKADLAGADILMSQLKALLSYSEHGDWIIPIVRVVSTRGEGIPELADAIDRHREYLESSGKLAQRRLERSRHQIVEAVRAEVMRRYLSGEGGTQLDELARRVAERDLDPHSAAIELIEGAARAE comes from the coding sequence GTGACTGCAGCCAGCAACGACTTCCATGATTACATCGAGGGCTATCTCGAGCGCGTGCTGCGCGGCGAGCGCCGCCCCCTCTCGCGCGTGATCACCTGGGTGCAGGAGAACCTGCCCGAGGGCCGCGCCGCCGTGCGCGACCTCTTCCGCCATACCGGCCACGCGCACACGGTCGGCGTCACCGGCTCGGCCGGCTCCGGCAAGAGCACGCTCACCGGCGCCCTGGCGCGGGAGGAGCGCAAACGCGGGCGCAGCGTCGGCATCATCGCCGTCGATCCCTCGAGCCCCTTCACCGGCGGCGCGATCCTGGGCGACCGCATCCGCATGCAGGATCTCACCAACGACGAGGGCATCTTCGTGCGCAGCATGGCCACGCGCCAGTCGCTCGGCGGGCTCACGGCCATGGCGGCCGACGTGATCAGCGTCATGGACGCTTCCGGCAAGGACGTCGTGCTGGTGGAGACGGTCGGCGCCGGCCAGGATGAAGTCGACATCGCCCGCACGGCACAGACGACCTGCCTCGTGCTCACACCCGGCGCCGGCGACGACATCCAGACGATGAAGGCCGGGATCATGGAGATCGCCGACATCCTCGTCGTCAACAAGGCGGACCTTGCCGGCGCCGACATTCTCATGAGCCAGCTCAAGGCGCTGCTCTCGTATTCCGAGCACGGCGACTGGATCATCCCGATCGTGCGCGTGGTCTCGACCAGGGGCGAGGGCATTCCCGAGCTGGCCGACGCGATCGACCGGCACCGCGAGTATCTGGAAAGCTCCGGCAAGCTGGCGCAGCGGCGGCTGGAACGCTCCCGCCACCAGATCGTGGAGGCCGTGCGCGCCGAGGTCATGCGCCGCTACCTCAGCGGCGAAGGCGGCACGCAGCTCGATGAGCTGGCGCGGCGCGTGGCCGAGCGCGACCTCGACCCGCACTCGGCCGCGATCGAGCTGATCGAAGGGGCCGCGCGGGCGGAGTGA
- a CDS encoding septum formation initiator family protein, which translates to MRGRCEALGFTPVRLLLIAAGLVAVYCGFSIVGNYVHQYQLDRDRAQLQAQIQTEQSRYARLDALRQWMQSDAFIEAMARHDGLIKPGDHPIIVSAPSPSPAAGVAGDWWEKYFGP; encoded by the coding sequence GTGCGCGGGCGTTGCGAAGCGTTGGGGTTCACCCCCGTGCGGCTGCTGCTGATCGCCGCGGGACTCGTCGCCGTCTACTGCGGCTTCTCGATCGTGGGCAACTACGTGCACCAGTATCAGCTCGACCGCGACCGCGCACAGCTTCAGGCGCAGATTCAAACCGAGCAAAGCCGCTACGCCAGGCTCGACGCGCTGCGCCAGTGGATGCAGAGCGACGCCTTCATCGAGGCGATGGCCCGCCACGACGGCCTGATCAAGCCCGGCGACCACCCCATCATCGTCTCTGCGCCGTCGCCGTCTCCGGCAGCCGGCGTCGCGGGCGACTGGTGGGAGAAGTATTTCGGCCCCTGA
- the mce gene encoding methylmalonyl-CoA epimerase, with product MLKKIHHVGVVVRSADEALRFYRDTLGLSVAKDAVIEDQGVRGVLLPAGESEIELLEPTREGTGVARFLEKGEGLHHVCFESDDVGAELAAAKAKGLRLIDEQPRQGLAGMIGFIHPGATHGVLVEFATPPAGGHAPAPGPLVKNFDHAVFAVKDLDAGCRTWENNFGFTTKERREVAALGISNAILPVAGANAFVELITPLGEGAVSKFLDEKGEGMYLISLAVADIEKAVAALREAGVRVGDPAGAAGSRLAFVSPRNTHGVSIQLRERV from the coding sequence ATGCTCAAGAAGATCCATCACGTCGGCGTGGTCGTGCGCAGCGCGGACGAGGCGCTGCGCTTCTACCGCGACACGCTCGGCCTGTCCGTCGCCAAGGACGCGGTGATCGAGGATCAGGGCGTGCGCGGCGTGCTGCTGCCCGCCGGCGAATCCGAGATCGAGCTGCTGGAGCCGACGCGCGAGGGCACCGGTGTCGCCCGCTTCCTGGAGAAGGGCGAAGGGCTGCACCACGTCTGCTTCGAGAGCGACGACGTGGGCGCCGAGCTGGCCGCGGCGAAGGCGAAGGGGCTGCGGCTGATCGATGAGCAGCCGCGCCAGGGCCTCGCCGGCATGATCGGCTTCATCCATCCGGGCGCCACGCACGGCGTGCTGGTCGAGTTCGCCACGCCGCCAGCGGGCGGCCACGCGCCCGCGCCCGGCCCGCTCGTCAAGAACTTCGACCACGCCGTCTTCGCCGTGAAAGACCTCGACGCCGGCTGCCGCACCTGGGAGAACAACTTCGGCTTTACGACGAAGGAGCGGCGCGAGGTGGCCGCGCTGGGCATCTCCAACGCGATCTTGCCCGTGGCCGGCGCCAACGCCTTCGTCGAGCTGATCACGCCGCTGGGCGAGGGCGCCGTCTCGAAGTTCCTGGACGAGAAGGGCGAGGGGATGTACCTGATCTCGCTCGCGGTTGCGGACATCGAGAAGGCCGTCGCCGCGCTGCGCGAGGCCGGCGTGCGCGTAGGCGACCCGGCGGGCGCCGCCGGCAGCCGGCTGGCTTTCGTTAGCCCGCGCAACACCCACGGCGTCTCGATTCAACTTCGCGAGCGGGTGTAG
- the tilS gene encoding tRNA lysidine(34) synthetase TilS translates to MPRRTALREFERRLLAALPELPLVDGPPRLIVAASGGADSTALLLALRALAAGGFLPAALIACHIDHGLRPEAARLAEQALLAANCRELDVPLLLRRVQVETGVQAPRGVRGSAEAAARRARYAALGAVAAEIDAAAVLTAHTAGDQAETVLLRLLRGTGVGGLAAMPPRSRPWGDGRPLLLRPLLGAWPEQTRGYCRERGVSWSEDETNASPRFARNRVRHELLPLLRSLAPGAERSLLRLAGQARELDAWLDGEVERLAAALWRRDGDGFLLKSSPAGLAPFIGKQLVARVLAELLGGAGAPGARQVAAVFSCWRGTLGRRCDVGQGWRAEATLAGLRFRRLPPETPAAAGAALPAEAGGCRQLAFGQTELPGWRVTVSAFHPREPAPEPDTLSAYLVLPDPVRLSVRGWRAGDRMRPAGLGGSKKLQDIFVDEQVERARRPSVPLLFLDGECIWAVGVKRSALAPAAPPAAAGLRVAFTPFAGTL, encoded by the coding sequence ATGCCACGCCGCACCGCGCTGCGCGAGTTCGAGCGGCGGCTGCTGGCGGCGCTGCCGGAGCTGCCCCTTGTCGATGGCCCGCCACGGCTGATTGTCGCTGCCTCGGGCGGCGCGGATTCCACCGCGTTGTTGTTGGCGCTGCGGGCGCTAGCCGCCGGCGGCTTCCTCCCCGCCGCCTTGATCGCCTGCCATATCGACCACGGCCTGCGGCCCGAGGCCGCGCGGCTGGCGGAGCAAGCGCTGCTGGCCGCGAATTGCCGCGAGCTGGACGTGCCGCTGCTGCTGCGCCGGGTGCAGGTCGAGACTGGAGTGCAGGCGCCTCGCGGCGTGCGGGGCTCTGCCGAAGCGGCGGCGCGGCGGGCGCGCTACGCGGCGCTGGGCGCCGTCGCGGCGGAGATCGATGCGGCGGCCGTGCTCACGGCGCATACGGCCGGCGACCAGGCGGAAACCGTGCTGCTGCGCCTGCTGCGCGGCACCGGCGTCGGCGGGCTGGCGGCCATGCCGCCGCGGAGCCGGCCCTGGGGCGACGGCAGGCCGTTGCTGCTGCGCCCGCTGCTCGGCGCCTGGCCGGAGCAGACGCGCGGCTATTGCCGCGAGCGTGGCGTTTCCTGGAGCGAGGACGAGACGAACGCCTCGCCGCGCTTCGCCCGCAACCGTGTGCGGCATGAGCTTTTGCCGTTGCTGCGCTCGCTCGCGCCCGGCGCGGAGCGGTCGCTGCTGCGGCTTGCCGGGCAGGCGCGTGAGCTGGATGCCTGGCTCGACGGCGAGGTCGAGCGGCTGGCCGCCGCGCTGTGGCGCCGCGATGGCGATGGTTTCCTGCTGAAGAGTTCGCCCGCTGGCCTCGCGCCGTTCATAGGCAAGCAGCTCGTGGCGCGGGTGCTGGCCGAGCTGCTGGGCGGCGCCGGGGCTCCGGGCGCCCGCCAGGTGGCAGCGGTCTTCTCCTGCTGGCGCGGCACGCTGGGCCGGCGCTGCGACGTGGGGCAGGGCTGGCGCGCCGAAGCGACGCTCGCCGGGCTGCGCTTCCGCCGCTTGCCGCCTGAAACACCTGCTGCCGCCGGCGCCGCGCTCCCCGCCGAGGCAGGCGGTTGCCGGCAGTTGGCCTTCGGGCAGACCGAGCTGCCCGGCTGGCGCGTCACCGTCTCGGCCTTCCATCCGCGCGAGCCCGCACCTGAGCCGGACACGCTCTCGGCGTACCTCGTGCTGCCGGACCCGGTGCGGCTCTCCGTACGCGGTTGGCGCGCGGGCGACCGCATGCGTCCTGCCGGGCTGGGCGGCAGCAAGAAGCTGCAGGATATCTTCGTGGACGAACAGGTCGAGCGAGCACGCCGGCCGAGTGTGCCGTTGCTGTTCCTTGACGGCGAGTGCATCTGGGCCGTTGGTGTGAAGCGTTCGGCGCTCGCCCCGGCCGCGCCGCCGGCGGCGGCGGGCCTGCGCGTCGCCTTCACGCCGTTCGCTGGAACTCTGTAG
- a CDS encoding type II toxin-antitoxin system HicA family toxin produces the protein MKQPEADGWYEVRGGKASHRQYRHPRKSGAVTVAGHDGKDMPTGTLGAVLRQAGLKR, from the coding sequence GTGAAGCAGCCTGAGGCGGACGGCTGGTATGAGGTCCGCGGCGGCAAGGCCAGCCATCGCCAATATCGCCATCCGCGGAAGTCCGGCGCCGTCACCGTGGCCGGTCACGACGGCAAGGATATGCCGACGGGCACGCTGGGCGCAGTGCTTCGGCAAGCAGGACTCAAGCGGTAG
- a CDS encoding DMT family transporter: MAAGQRVLQRPRPILGLPGGVVTAALVALLCLFWGVTYTVVKAALHDASPLMLAVAARGAGVLPALAFALALGGPLPRDWRFHRFAFVLGVFNVAGLSGFINLGSQHVSSGEASLIVYAQPLLVALAARLWLGERGGSRRALGLLLGFAGLVVVLSDRIHPGAHPQWLGYAELFGAALCWTASTLLFKRVPPGAPLVWLTMLQYTYGVLPLIPLMPFTETVRLNLTLHLAALLVLLGAIIGPLGWLIWLYLLERGEASVVSGNVFFVPLVAVLSGVVFLGETLHPLVGAGAALIALGIALVNRSAAPNAERPLAIGERPIVTPARE, translated from the coding sequence ATGGCAGCCGGTCAGCGTGTGCTGCAACGCCCGCGGCCGATCCTCGGCCTGCCGGGCGGCGTGGTGACGGCGGCGCTCGTCGCCCTGCTCTGCCTGTTCTGGGGTGTGACCTACACGGTGGTGAAGGCGGCGCTGCACGACGCCTCGCCGCTGATGCTGGCCGTGGCCGCACGTGGCGCCGGTGTGCTGCCTGCTCTGGCCTTCGCCCTCGCGCTGGGCGGGCCGCTCCCACGCGACTGGCGCTTTCACCGCTTCGCCTTCGTGCTGGGCGTCTTCAACGTGGCCGGGCTCTCCGGCTTCATCAACCTGGGTTCGCAACATGTCAGCTCCGGCGAGGCCTCGCTGATCGTCTACGCGCAGCCGTTGCTCGTGGCGCTGGCGGCGCGGCTGTGGCTGGGCGAGCGCGGTGGGTCGCGGCGGGCGCTCGGCCTGCTGCTCGGCTTCGCCGGGCTCGTCGTGGTGCTCAGCGACCGCATCCACCCTGGCGCCCATCCGCAGTGGCTGGGCTATGCCGAGCTGTTCGGCGCGGCGCTCTGCTGGACGGCGAGCACGCTGCTGTTCAAGCGCGTGCCGCCCGGCGCGCCGCTGGTCTGGCTAACGATGTTGCAGTACACCTACGGCGTGCTGCCGCTGATTCCGCTGATGCCCTTCACCGAAACGGTGCGGCTCAACCTGACGCTGCACCTGGCCGCGCTGCTGGTGCTGCTGGGGGCGATCATCGGCCCGCTCGGCTGGCTGATCTGGCTCTACCTGCTGGAGCGCGGTGAGGCGTCGGTGGTGAGCGGCAACGTCTTCTTCGTGCCGCTGGTCGCCGTGCTCTCGGGCGTCGTCTTCCTCGGCGAGACGCTGCATCCGCTGGTGGGCGCGGGCGCAGCGCTGATCGCGCTCGGCATCGCGCTGGTCAACCGCAGCGCAGCGCCGAACGCCGAACGCCCGCTGGCGATCGGGGAGCGGCCCATTGTGACGCCTGCCCGCGAGTAG
- a CDS encoding winged helix-turn-helix transcriptional regulator: MDEHVPVSAFCPYFHHAVELIGRRWTGAVLRAMLGGVVRFSDLTHAIPGLSDRMLSERLKELEAEGIVERSVIPETPVRIEYRLTAKGRALGTVVAAMGDWAHDWLSPEVVARR, encoded by the coding sequence ATGGACGAGCATGTCCCGGTCAGTGCCTTCTGCCCCTATTTCCACCACGCCGTAGAGTTGATCGGCCGGCGCTGGACGGGCGCGGTGTTGCGCGCCATGCTCGGCGGCGTCGTGCGCTTCAGCGATCTGACCCATGCGATCCCCGGCCTCAGCGACCGCATGCTCTCGGAGCGGCTCAAAGAGCTGGAAGCAGAGGGCATCGTCGAGCGTTCCGTAATCCCCGAAACGCCGGTGCGCATCGAATACCGGCTCACGGCCAAGGGCCGCGCTCTCGGCACGGTGGTCGCGGCCATGGGCGACTGGGCGCATGACTGGCTCTCGCCCGAGGTCGTCGCCCGGCGCTAG
- a CDS encoding histidine phosphatase family protein: MTAPPELLRLLLLRHAQTAHNRDGLVQGRADNPLSELGQRQAAALAERLSTAPLEAIYSSPLVRARQTAEAIAAPHGLGVAIEPDLIEMDIGAMEGLSGAELRERFPEFMKAWLSQDAGGAAMPGGESLAQVQARAMAVVERVIARHPAGVAAVVSHNFVLLTVLCAILGLPLHEFRRLRQGVASLAIVEVLPGQRRLVSFNDLCHLEAAGLLGEDPWHVRRGLPL, encoded by the coding sequence GTGACCGCGCCGCCCGAGCTGCTGCGGCTGCTGCTGCTGCGCCATGCGCAGACCGCGCACAACCGCGACGGCCTCGTGCAGGGCCGTGCCGACAATCCGCTCAGCGAGCTGGGTCAACGGCAGGCGGCGGCGCTGGCCGAACGGCTGAGCACCGCGCCGCTCGAAGCGATCTACAGCAGTCCCCTGGTGCGCGCCCGCCAGACTGCCGAGGCGATCGCCGCGCCGCATGGCCTCGGCGTCGCAATCGAGCCGGACCTGATCGAGATGGACATCGGCGCGATGGAGGGGCTCAGCGGCGCCGAGCTGCGCGAGCGCTTCCCCGAGTTCATGAAGGCCTGGCTCTCGCAGGACGCGGGCGGCGCCGCCATGCCCGGCGGCGAAAGCCTGGCGCAGGTGCAGGCGCGGGCGATGGCCGTGGTCGAGCGTGTGATCGCCCGCCATCCTGCCGGCGTGGCGGCCGTGGTGAGCCACAACTTCGTATTGCTGACCGTGCTCTGCGCGATCCTCGGCCTGCCCCTGCACGAGTTCCGCCGGCTGCGCCAGGGCGTCGCCAGCCTGGCGATCGTCGAGGTGCTGCCAGGGCAGCGGCGGCTGGTCAGCTTCAACGACCTCTGCCATCTTGAGGCCGCCGGCCTGCTGGGCGAAGACCCGTGGCACGTCCGCCGCGGACTGCCCCTGTAG
- a CDS encoding MBL fold metallo-hydrolase, with protein MAEVELLLQGFSLGTDQGSPAFCGVTLVRGSKTILVDVAHTGRRELLLAKLRERGLRPQDIDTVVLTHAHWDHMLNIDLFSNAEVLVHEAERRYAAKPDPADWATPSYTGLILEQMKLRSVREGDEIDKGVRILDTPGHTVGSMTLLVENNGETIGVTGDALPNARCALAGSPYLIFATEAEARESARKITSHCSVLYPGHDRPFRLKGGSVEYLIPTSIRITSQIEPSATDAGITLHGAEPRSIWVMPRAAAVGD; from the coding sequence GTGGCCGAGGTCGAACTGCTGCTCCAGGGCTTCTCGTTGGGCACCGATCAGGGCAGCCCCGCCTTCTGCGGCGTCACGCTGGTGCGCGGCTCGAAGACGATCCTGGTCGATGTCGCGCACACCGGCCGCCGCGAACTGCTGCTGGCGAAGCTACGCGAACGCGGTCTGCGCCCGCAGGACATCGACACCGTCGTGCTCACCCACGCCCACTGGGACCATATGCTCAACATCGACCTCTTCAGCAACGCCGAGGTGCTGGTGCACGAGGCCGAGCGCAGGTACGCCGCCAAACCCGATCCGGCCGACTGGGCCACGCCGAGCTACACCGGCCTGATTCTCGAGCAGATGAAGCTGCGGTCTGTACGCGAGGGCGACGAGATCGACAAAGGCGTGCGCATCCTCGACACGCCCGGCCATACGGTCGGCAGCATGACGCTGCTGGTGGAGAACAACGGCGAGACGATCGGCGTCACCGGCGACGCCCTGCCCAACGCCCGCTGCGCCCTCGCCGGCTCGCCCTACCTGATCTTCGCGACGGAAGCCGAGGCGCGCGAGAGCGCCCGCAAGATCACCTCACACTGCTCCGTGCTCTATCCCGGCCACGACCGGCCGTTCCGGCTGAAGGGCGGCTCGGTCGAGTATCTGATTCCCACCAGCATCCGCATCACCAGCCAGATTGAACCCTCGGCCACGGACGCCGGTATCACCCTGCATGGCGCCGAGCCGCGCAGCATCTGGGTGATGCCCCGCGCCGCGGCCGTCGGCGACTGA
- a CDS encoding nitroreductase family protein: protein MTVFDAVRTVLAVRRYKDEPLPAELVRRIVEAAWLTGSSRNGQPWHFIAVQDRAMLRRLGGLAQTGPYIADAALAVVVVMEESIYNVSDVSRAVQSMMLTAWDQGVGSNWVGFGNLDWANAVLGIPATLKVMAIVPFGYPVTRLGRGKKNRKPFAEIVSRERYGQPFA from the coding sequence ATGACCGTGTTCGATGCGGTCCGCACCGTGCTTGCCGTGCGCCGCTACAAGGACGAGCCGCTGCCGGCGGAGCTGGTGCGCCGCATCGTGGAAGCCGCCTGGCTCACGGGCAGCTCGCGCAACGGCCAGCCCTGGCACTTCATCGCCGTGCAGGACCGCGCCATGCTGCGGCGGCTGGGCGGCCTGGCGCAGACGGGACCCTACATCGCCGATGCGGCGCTCGCGGTGGTCGTGGTCATGGAGGAGTCCATCTACAACGTCTCCGATGTCAGCCGGGCGGTGCAGTCGATGATGCTGACCGCCTGGGACCAAGGCGTCGGCTCAAACTGGGTCGGCTTCGGCAACCTGGACTGGGCCAACGCGGTGCTGGGGATTCCGGCCACGCTGAAGGTGATGGCGATCGTGCCCTTCGGCTACCCGGTGACGCGGCTGGGGCGGGGCAAGAAGAACCGCAAGCCCTTCGCCGAAATCGTGAGCCGGGAACGCTACGGCCAGCCGTTCGCGTAG
- a CDS encoding cobalamin B12-binding domain-containing protein: protein MERKIRVLIAKPGLDGHDRGAKVVARALRDAGMEVIYTGIRQTPQMIAEAALQEDVDVVGLSILSGAHMELFPRIVEELKKRGVDDVLLFAGGIIPEEDTPMLEQLGFKAVFRPGSSTNDIIEYVRSHVGAPA, encoded by the coding sequence TTGGAACGAAAAATTCGCGTGCTGATCGCAAAGCCGGGGCTGGATGGCCATGATCGCGGCGCCAAGGTGGTGGCGCGGGCGCTGCGCGACGCCGGCATGGAAGTCATCTACACCGGCATCCGCCAGACGCCGCAGATGATTGCCGAAGCCGCGCTGCAGGAAGACGTGGATGTCGTCGGCCTCAGCATCCTCTCCGGCGCGCACATGGAGCTGTTTCCGCGCATCGTAGAGGAGCTGAAGAAGCGCGGCGTGGACGACGTGTTGCTCTTCGCCGGCGGCATCATCCCCGAAGAGGACACGCCGATGCTGGAGCAACTCGGCTTCAAGGCCGTCTTCCGCCCCGGCAGCTCCACCAACGACATCATTGAATACGTCCGTTCGCACGTGGGCGCCCCGGCGTGA
- a CDS encoding TIGR03936 family radical SAM-associated protein — protein MSAKVQRLRLSYARGHELQYVSHLDMLRFWERTLRRAHAPVAYSEGFTPHPQINLGPPLAVGQTGRAELIDVFLAEAWTPERFRDALAPQLPPGLSLARVAEAPLEEPSLQSQLRAAEYELQLQPGADLGAIEQRIAAFLAAETFPWEHVREKETRRYDLRPLVLDLRLERRADGPVLTARLRAEEGATARPDQLAAALGIAAALRHIERAALILAAPVARR, from the coding sequence ATGAGCGCCAAAGTGCAGCGGCTGCGCCTGAGCTACGCGCGCGGGCACGAATTGCAGTACGTTTCGCACCTGGACATGTTGCGCTTCTGGGAGCGCACGCTGCGCCGCGCCCACGCGCCCGTGGCCTACTCCGAGGGCTTCACGCCGCACCCACAGATCAACCTCGGCCCGCCGCTCGCCGTGGGCCAGACCGGCCGCGCCGAGCTAATCGACGTCTTTCTCGCCGAAGCCTGGACGCCGGAACGCTTCCGCGACGCGCTGGCGCCGCAACTGCCGCCGGGGCTGAGCCTGGCGCGGGTGGCCGAGGCGCCGCTGGAGGAGCCGTCCCTGCAGTCGCAGCTGCGCGCCGCCGAGTACGAGCTGCAGCTGCAGCCAGGCGCCGATCTCGGCGCGATCGAGCAGCGGATCGCCGCCTTCCTCGCCGCCGAGACGTTCCCCTGGGAGCACGTGCGCGAGAAAGAGACGCGCCGTTACGATCTGCGCCCGCTGGTGCTCGATCTGCGGCTAGAGCGCCGCGCCGACGGCCCCGTGCTCACGGCGCGGCTGCGGGCCGAGGAAGGCGCGACGGCGCGGCCCGACCAGCTTGCTGCCGCGCTCGGCATCGCGGCCGCGCTGCGGCACATCGAGCGCGCGGCGCTGATCCTCGCCGCGCCGGTCGCCCGCCGGTGA
- a CDS encoding GGDEF domain-containing protein, with protein MDPTIYDSLTGLSGVALFSGQLDRAYRRELAGERGLAVLALGVPQVDWLRRQYGDAFVDLGLVGVSRALSESLRRVDRTAHLGDGRFLAFASHLRSPGDATRLAQRVHDRVRWVFRLEGNVERVPVRLGMSLRIPCERNSLAALLIEEAMRALFDASDEGVHLFGAGRLTLVPTAAAAAPGSATDRRWTDHESPPALA; from the coding sequence ATGGACCCCACGATCTACGACAGCCTGACCGGCCTCTCCGGCGTCGCCCTGTTCAGCGGTCAACTGGACCGTGCCTATCGCCGCGAGCTGGCCGGTGAACGCGGGCTGGCGGTGCTGGCCCTTGGTGTGCCGCAGGTCGACTGGCTGCGCCGCCAGTACGGCGACGCTTTCGTCGATCTCGGCCTGGTCGGCGTGTCACGGGCGTTGTCCGAGAGCCTGCGCCGCGTCGACCGCACGGCCCACCTCGGCGACGGCCGCTTCCTCGCCTTCGCCAGCCATCTGCGCTCGCCTGGCGACGCCACGCGGCTGGCCCAGCGCGTTCACGACCGCGTGCGCTGGGTCTTCCGGCTCGAAGGCAACGTGGAGCGTGTGCCCGTGCGCCTGGGCATGAGCCTGCGTATCCCTTGCGAGCGCAACTCGCTTGCGGCGCTGCTGATCGAGGAGGCGATGCGGGCCCTGTTCGACGCCTCAGACGAGGGCGTACATCTCTTCGGCGCCGGCCGCCTGACGCTGGTGCCAACCGCTGCCGCCGCTGCTCCTGGTTCCGCTACCGACCGCCGCTGGACCGATCACGAGTCTCCGCCGGCGCTCGCCTGA
- a CDS encoding DinB family protein, with product MATRERELEALHTNTNALLSELRDLPEAKLTEVWLGSWSARELLVHLGAWCNMMGQAYERMARGERPSPEGVDLSDNDGMNARYVEEAHGKSIAQVRKDLETGMARFEAAAKALPEDRFAEGKTAMRIMQTIAGHPLEHIEEVRAWRHGAPAPGRD from the coding sequence ATGGCGACGCGCGAACGCGAACTCGAAGCCCTGCACACCAACACCAACGCGCTGCTGAGCGAGCTGCGCGATCTGCCGGAGGCGAAGCTCACCGAAGTCTGGCTCGGCAGCTGGTCGGCGCGCGAGTTGCTGGTCCATCTCGGCGCCTGGTGCAACATGATGGGCCAGGCCTACGAGCGCATGGCCCGTGGCGAGCGGCCTTCCCCGGAAGGCGTCGATCTCTCGGACAACGATGGGATGAACGCGCGCTACGTCGAAGAGGCGCACGGTAAGAGCATCGCGCAGGTGCGCAAGGACCTGGAGACCGGCATGGCCCGCTTTGAGGCCGCGGCGAAGGCCTTGCCCGAGGACCGTTTCGCCGAGGGCAAGACGGCCATGCGCATCATGCAGACGATCGCCGGCCACCCGCTGGAGCACATCGAGGAGGTCCGCGCCTGGCGGCACGGCGCCCCGGCGCCAGGCCGAGATTGA